A stretch of the Odontesthes bonariensis isolate fOdoBon6 chromosome 5, fOdoBon6.hap1, whole genome shotgun sequence genome encodes the following:
- the LOC142380467 gene encoding uncharacterized protein LOC142380467 encodes MPNVVLTELHHSLVMTKWGWTPWMLLFTLSGSLSLVTVYQPPVLAAARGGDVTMHCELRLSQNEIILNSPVLYWLFLEEANTENSQLWNPSAAYKERVRLLDDEQKSLNKSILLRNVQWADSGRYQCKLSVTIQGSGSFRRSGNQTTLKVYEPIVFTLSGHNDSLLRCEVNATQDAGFALTVTRDGFILQTDSAEGVVEARPYVTLSETASVRGRGEYECQLRLGKDLITKSIFHANRPAGESGGAEDRAAESVHPEPWILYSALLLVPVVVLLSLLISMLMQR; translated from the exons ATGCCGAATGTCGTTTTaactgagctccatcacagcctCGTTATGACCAAATGGGGATGGACCCCGTGGATGCTTCTCTTCACGCTCTCAG gctCTCTCTCCCTGGTCACAGTTTACCAGCCCCCCGTCCTCGCTGCTGCTCGGGGTGGCGACGTCACCATGCACTGCGAGCTCCGGCTCTCGCAGAATGAGATCATCCTGAATTCACCCGTTCTGTACTGGCTTTTCTTAGAAGAGGCCAACACCGAAAACTCCCAACTGTGGAACCCCTCTGCTGCTTACAAGGAACGTGTGAGGCTTCTGGACGATGAGCAGAAGtcgttaaacaagtcaatactTCTCAGAAACGTCCAGTGGGCCGACAGTGGGAGGTACCAGTGCAAACTGTCCGTCACCATCCAGGGGAGCGGAAGTTTCAGGAGGAGCGGGAACCAAACCACGCTGAAGGTTTATG AGCCCATCGTCTTCACCCTCAGCGGTCACAACGACTCTCTGCTCCGCTGTGAAGTGAATGCGACGCAGGACGCCGGCTTTGCTTTGACCGTCACTCGGGATGGATTCATACTTCAAACCGACTCTGCAGAAGGCGTCGTCGAAGCTCGGCCGTACGTCACCCTGTCTGAGACCGCCTCTGTGCGGGGACGTGGAGAATACGAGTGTCAGCTGCGCCTGGGGAAAGATCTGATAACAAAGAGCATCTTCCACGCTAACCGACCTG CTGGAGAAAGTGGAGGCGCAGAGGACAGGGCAGCCGAATCAG TGCACCCGGAGCCGTGGATCCTGTACTCTGCCCTCCTGCTGGTGCCCGTCGTCGTCCTGCTGAGCCTCTTAATCTCcatgctgatgcagagatga